In a genomic window of Glaciimonas sp. PCH181:
- the hypE gene encoding hydrogenase expression/formation protein HypE, protein MNGIVKKGYVKPLDFKKGCIDMGHGAGGRASAQLIEELFLVAFDNEWLRQGNDQASFIAPVGRMVMATDAHVVSPLFFPGGDIGCLSVHGTINDVAMSGAQPLYLAASFIIEEGFPLAELKRIVESMAQAAREAGVSIITGDTKVVERGKGDGVFITTTGVGVVPPGIVIDGAAACPGDVILVSGTMGDHGVAIMSKRESLDFETEIKSDTAALHGLVAHMLAAVPGVHVLRDPTRGGLATTLNEIAKQSGVGMMLDEAAIPISPQVDAACEFLGLDPLYVANEGKLIAICAAEDAEVLLAAMHRHPLGEHAARIGMVNDDPHGFVQMRTRFGGRRVVDWLSGEQLPRIC, encoded by the coding sequence ATGAACGGGATTGTTAAAAAAGGGTATGTCAAACCGCTCGATTTCAAGAAGGGCTGCATCGACATGGGCCACGGTGCCGGTGGACGTGCGTCGGCGCAGTTGATCGAAGAATTATTTCTTGTGGCTTTCGATAACGAATGGTTGCGTCAGGGCAATGATCAGGCCAGCTTTATCGCGCCTGTTGGTCGTATGGTGATGGCAACCGACGCGCATGTCGTATCGCCCTTGTTCTTTCCCGGTGGTGATATCGGTTGCCTATCGGTGCATGGCACGATCAATGATGTGGCAATGTCCGGTGCGCAACCGCTGTATTTGGCGGCCAGCTTTATTATCGAAGAAGGGTTTCCGCTGGCGGAATTGAAACGTATTGTCGAATCCATGGCGCAGGCAGCACGCGAAGCTGGCGTGTCGATCATTACTGGCGATACTAAAGTGGTGGAGCGAGGCAAAGGCGATGGCGTATTTATAACGACCACCGGCGTGGGCGTGGTACCGCCGGGCATCGTGATCGATGGCGCTGCGGCGTGTCCCGGCGATGTGATTTTGGTATCTGGCACGATGGGTGATCATGGCGTGGCGATCATGTCCAAACGCGAATCGCTGGACTTTGAGACTGAAATCAAGTCCGACACAGCCGCCTTGCATGGTTTGGTGGCACACATGCTGGCGGCAGTGCCGGGTGTGCACGTCTTGCGTGATCCTACGCGGGGTGGGTTGGCTACTACTCTCAATGAAATCGCTAAACAATCAGGCGTTGGCATGATGCTGGACGAGGCAGCTATTCCGATTTCTCCGCAAGTTGACGCCGCTTGCGAATTTCTTGGACTGGATCCGTTATATGTGGCCAACGAAGGCAAGCTCATTGCGATTTGTGCGGCGGAAGATGCGGAGGTGTTGCTGGCCGCTATGCATCGTCATCCGCTGGGTGAACATGCTGCCCGTATCGGTATGGTAAACGATGATCCGCATGGTTTCGTACAAATGCGTACCCGATTTGGTGGACGCCGCGTGGTTGATTGGCTGTCCGGCGAACAATTACCACGCATTTGCTGA
- the hypD gene encoding hydrogenase formation protein HypD, which yields MKYINEFRDGDVAQKIALRIAAEVDPARNYSFMEFCGGHTHAISRYGVSELLPDNVRMIHGPGCPVCVLPIGRIDHALTLALERNVIVCTYGDTMRVPASGGVSLTKAKARGGDIRMVYSAADAMRIAIENPDREVVFFAIGFETTTPPTALVIRDAHARGLDNFSVLCCHVLTPSAITHILESPEVRDYGTVPIDGFIGPAHVSIVIGSEPYVHFAEEYRKPVVIAGFEPLDVMQAILMLIRQVNEGRCEVENEFARAVSAHGNLTAQALVSEIFELRPTFEWRGLGEVPYSALRIRSAFAQFDAERRYDLAYKPVPDNKACECGAILRGVKKPVDCKIFGTVCTPENPMGSCMVSSEGACAAHYSYGRFKDIAVVAA from the coding sequence ATGAAATATATCAATGAATTCCGCGACGGCGATGTCGCGCAAAAAATTGCTCTTCGTATCGCCGCAGAAGTTGACCCTGCACGCAACTATAGTTTTATGGAGTTTTGCGGTGGTCATACGCATGCTATTTCGCGTTACGGTGTCAGCGAATTACTGCCGGATAACGTGCGCATGATTCATGGTCCCGGGTGCCCGGTCTGCGTCCTGCCGATTGGCCGTATTGATCATGCGCTGACGCTGGCGTTGGAACGTAACGTGATTGTCTGCACCTATGGCGATACCATGCGTGTGCCAGCTTCGGGCGGGGTTTCCCTGACTAAAGCGAAGGCACGTGGCGGCGATATCCGGATGGTGTATTCCGCCGCCGATGCGATGCGGATCGCTATTGAGAATCCAGATCGGGAAGTGGTCTTCTTTGCTATCGGTTTTGAAACCACCACGCCACCGACGGCTTTGGTGATTCGCGACGCCCATGCGCGCGGCTTGGATAATTTCAGCGTTCTGTGCTGCCACGTGCTGACGCCATCTGCCATTACACACATTCTTGAGTCGCCGGAGGTGCGCGATTACGGCACTGTGCCCATCGATGGTTTCATTGGCCCGGCGCATGTCAGCATAGTGATCGGCTCCGAGCCTTATGTCCATTTTGCCGAGGAATATCGCAAGCCGGTGGTGATCGCAGGATTTGAGCCGCTTGACGTGATGCAGGCGATTCTGATGTTGATCCGGCAGGTCAATGAAGGTCGCTGTGAAGTGGAAAATGAATTTGCCCGTGCAGTCAGTGCCCATGGAAACCTCACCGCGCAGGCATTGGTGTCAGAGATTTTTGAGTTGCGGCCGACCTTTGAGTGGCGCGGTTTGGGTGAGGTGCCGTATAGCGCGTTGCGCATCCGCTCAGCTTTTGCGCAGTTTGATGCGGAACGACGATATGACCTGGCTTACAAACCTGTGCCTGATAACAAGGCGTGTGAATGCGGGGCGATTTTGCGTGGTGTGAAAAAACCTGTCGATTGCAAGATATTTGGGACGGTTTGTACGCCTGAAAATCCTATGGGCTCGTGCATGGTGTCTAGCGAGGGCGCATGTGCAGCACATTATTCATATGGCCGTTTCAAGGATATTGCAGTGGTGGCAGCATGA
- a CDS encoding HypC/HybG/HupF family hydrogenase formation chaperone: MCLAIPVRIVEVLPNQQAIIDLGGVRKEISTALLDTVEVGEYVILHVGYAIGKLDTEEALRTLALFGELGMIDTAPKEGSLS, translated from the coding sequence ATGTGTTTAGCAATCCCCGTTCGCATCGTAGAAGTACTTCCCAACCAGCAGGCGATCATTGATCTGGGGGGTGTGCGTAAGGAAATCTCAACCGCGCTGCTCGATACAGTGGAAGTTGGTGAATATGTCATTCTGCATGTTGGTTACGCGATTGGCAAACTTGATACTGAGGAGGCATTGCGTACGCTGGCATTGTTTGGTGAACTGGGAATGATTGATACGGCGCCGAAAGAGGGTTCATTATCATGA
- a CDS encoding hydrogenase maturation protein HypF — protein sequence MLLQPLPAQTRTASPPVLACGAWLKNAACLLQGDTVRWTPLHGDLGDPENCIALENSVESLLAHADGAIAAVAHDLHPDFFSTRLALRVADQLGVPAIGVQHHHAHIGVLMAEYDLKEPVIGLALDGVGLGTDGAAWGGELLLVEGAAWRRLGHLRTLALPGGDVAAREPWRMAAAALHALGRSDEVTPRFSVGVGPMAAQTVQAMLQRGLNCPPTSGAGRWFDAAAGTLGISVKQNFEAEAAIALEKMAADYLAACGEPEQWGEYVLHPDGTLDLLPLIATLFALADKGDPLAIGRGAALFHLTLVKALADWAGQAARFHRSKIIALGGGCFLNGIVTERLIMALKRRGLRVLLPQAVSCGDSGLALGQAWVARQQLEAKG from the coding sequence ATGTTACTACAGCCCTTGCCAGCGCAAACGCGGACTGCGTCGCCCCCAGTATTAGCCTGTGGAGCATGGCTTAAAAATGCCGCCTGTCTGTTGCAGGGCGATACGGTGCGCTGGACGCCATTGCATGGCGATCTGGGCGATCCCGAAAACTGTATCGCGCTGGAGAACTCGGTAGAAAGCTTGTTGGCGCATGCCGATGGCGCGATTGCCGCCGTAGCGCATGATTTGCATCCGGATTTTTTTAGTACACGTCTGGCACTGCGCGTCGCCGATCAGCTTGGCGTTCCCGCTATTGGCGTGCAACATCATCATGCGCATATTGGCGTGCTGATGGCTGAGTATGACTTGAAGGAGCCTGTGATTGGGCTAGCGTTGGATGGCGTTGGATTAGGCACTGATGGTGCTGCCTGGGGTGGCGAATTGCTGTTGGTCGAAGGCGCTGCATGGCGTCGTCTCGGACATCTGCGGACGCTGGCGTTGCCGGGCGGTGATGTTGCCGCCCGCGAGCCGTGGCGTATGGCTGCTGCTGCGCTGCATGCATTGGGGCGCAGCGATGAGGTCACGCCGCGGTTTTCTGTCGGCGTAGGTCCGATGGCGGCCCAAACCGTGCAGGCAATGTTGCAACGCGGACTCAATTGTCCGCCCACCAGCGGTGCCGGGCGTTGGTTCGATGCGGCAGCGGGCACCTTAGGAATTAGCGTGAAACAAAATTTTGAAGCTGAAGCCGCCATCGCTTTAGAAAAGATGGCGGCTGACTATCTGGCAGCGTGCGGTGAGCCGGAACAATGGGGAGAGTACGTATTGCATCCCGACGGCACATTGGATTTGCTGCCTCTAATAGCAACACTATTTGCGTTAGCTGATAAGGGTGATCCGCTGGCAATCGGGCGCGGTGCGGCATTGTTCCATCTGACGTTGGTGAAGGCACTGGCGGATTGGGCGGGTCAGGCAGCGCGATTCCATCGGTCAAAAATTATTGCACTCGGCGGTGGTTGTTTTCTCAATGGGATTGTGACTGAACGTCTGATCATGGCATTGAAGCGCCGTGGGTTGCGGGTGTTGTTGCCGCAGGCGGTCTCATGCGGTGATAGCGGTTTGGCACTTGGTCAGGCGTGGGTGGCACGTCAGCAACTGGAAGCCAAGGGTTGA
- the hypB gene encoding hydrogenase nickel incorporation protein HypB has translation MCVVCGCANKEKTDQSASHEKELRGQHHDHDHFHSHSHEHPHPQSESHISVAASTGDLHYGAGAANVSVPGMSQARAFRLEQNVLGENNRHANHNRDHFVEHGILALNLVSSPGSGKTTLLCATIEALQQRASGLPVAVIEGDQQTSNDADRIRATGAPAIQINTGKGCHLDAQMVGDAFSRLPLLHHHSHHANHSNRSHDHHDGADTHADHDRHGGILFIENVGNLVCPAMWDLGEAAKVVILSVTEGEDKPLKYPDMFAAAQLMVLNKIDLLPYVQFDVARCIAYARRVNPRIQIVQLSASTGEGMVAWIDWIMTANQRFPGAQESAKPPALTERIAALEAELLVLKARVEEA, from the coding sequence ATGTGTGTTGTATGTGGATGTGCAAATAAAGAAAAAACTGATCAATCGGCAAGCCATGAAAAGGAGCTTCGTGGGCAGCATCATGACCATGACCATTTTCATAGCCACTCTCACGAACATCCGCATCCGCAATCAGAGAGCCACATTTCGGTTGCTGCCAGTACCGGAGATCTGCACTACGGTGCTGGTGCGGCCAATGTTTCCGTACCAGGGATGAGTCAGGCGCGTGCATTTCGGCTTGAGCAAAATGTGCTCGGTGAAAATAATCGTCATGCCAACCACAATCGCGACCACTTTGTTGAACACGGAATTCTGGCGCTAAACCTTGTATCTAGTCCGGGTTCAGGTAAGACGACGCTGCTGTGTGCCACCATCGAAGCATTACAGCAGCGCGCAAGCGGTTTGCCGGTAGCCGTGATTGAAGGCGACCAGCAGACTAGTAACGATGCCGACCGTATCCGTGCGACTGGCGCGCCTGCAATCCAGATCAATACAGGCAAAGGTTGTCATCTGGATGCGCAAATGGTCGGTGATGCATTCTCACGATTGCCTTTGCTGCATCACCACTCTCATCACGCTAACCACTCTAACCGCTCTCACGATCATCACGATGGGGCCGATACACATGCTGACCATGATCGACACGGCGGCATCCTGTTTATTGAAAACGTAGGCAATCTGGTATGTCCGGCGATGTGGGATTTGGGTGAGGCCGCTAAGGTTGTGATTCTGTCGGTGACTGAAGGTGAGGATAAACCGCTTAAGTACCCTGACATGTTTGCCGCAGCGCAGTTAATGGTGCTTAATAAGATCGATTTATTACCTTATGTGCAGTTTGACGTGGCACGTTGCATAGCCTATGCGCGGCGCGTCAATCCGCGTATTCAGATAGTGCAATTGTCCGCCTCTACCGGAGAGGGCATGGTGGCCTGGATCGACTGGATTATGACTGCTAATCAACGTTTTCCGGGGGCGCAAGAGAGCGCTAAGCCCCCCGCATTGACTGAGCGGATTGCGGCGCTTGAAGCTGAATTGTTGGTACTCAAAGCGCGAGTTGAGGAGGCGTGA
- a CDS encoding hydrogenase maturation nickel metallochaperone HypA produces the protein MHEVSLAGGILKIVEDAAKREQFARVTLLRLEAGSLAGVEVRALRFALEVMALGTCLEGAQIEITTPPGEAWCGQCNVTVNMMERGDPCGHCGNYQLEPTNGMALRVIEIMVDDN, from the coding sequence ATGCATGAAGTCAGTCTTGCCGGCGGTATTCTGAAAATTGTCGAAGATGCTGCAAAGCGTGAGCAATTTGCGCGGGTGACGTTGTTGCGTCTTGAGGCCGGTTCGTTGGCCGGTGTAGAGGTGCGTGCATTGCGTTTTGCATTAGAAGTGATGGCGCTCGGTACTTGCCTGGAAGGTGCGCAAATAGAAATCACGACCCCACCCGGCGAAGCTTGGTGTGGGCAATGCAACGTTACGGTGAATATGATGGAACGTGGTGATCCTTGTGGGCACTGCGGCAATTACCAGTTGGAACCGACTAACGGTATGGCGCTGCGGGTGATCGAGATAATGGTTGACGATAATTGA
- a CDS encoding Crp/Fnr family transcriptional regulator encodes MKKNTEEIAALIYNAPIGKYIGEIGATILAERAAQKLDLADDEVLCEKGVSTNSFYIVTKGRLAISSDVKDKQTPAILHVLEKGDLVGELSFIDGSGHADTVRSLGNSCVISFNKADIDPLINENPELVFNFMRAVIKRVHSTLTAINRQQNELLTYIQTGGRGRL; translated from the coding sequence ATGAAAAAAAATACTGAAGAAATTGCAGCGTTAATCTACAACGCGCCAATTGGCAAATATATTGGAGAAATTGGCGCAACGATATTGGCGGAACGGGCGGCGCAGAAACTGGATCTGGCAGATGACGAAGTGTTGTGTGAAAAAGGTGTTTCTACGAATAGTTTTTATATTGTGACGAAAGGCCGTTTAGCCATTTCCAGCGATGTGAAGGATAAACAGACTCCCGCTATTTTGCATGTTCTGGAAAAAGGCGATTTGGTCGGGGAGTTAAGTTTTATCGATGGTTCCGGTCATGCCGATACGGTACGTTCCTTAGGCAACTCTTGTGTTATTAGCTTTAATAAGGCTGATATAGACCCTTTAATCAATGAAAACCCGGAATTAGTGTTCAATTTTATGCGCGCAGTCATCAAACGGGTTCACAGTACCTTGACCGCTATTAATCGTCAGCAAAACGAATTGTTGACGTATATCCAGACCGGAGGGCGGGGCCGATTGTAA
- a CDS encoding hydrogenase maturation protease: MNAENDHIALDDITLAYFNHDSALIYGIGNIGRQDDGLGWEFIDSLETSSACPKAEKVKFYQLNLEDADLIKDKRRVLFVDASKDATVDTFRLYKAEQKMDFSFTSHAMSIETIMATCWQCFGKIPEVYVLAIRGYEWELEIGLTTRATSNLALAISHVARPVAKQLRQANDYAQCNIGA; the protein is encoded by the coding sequence ATGAACGCAGAAAATGACCACATCGCGCTTGATGATATTACCCTGGCATATTTTAATCATGATTCGGCGCTGATTTATGGCATAGGCAATATTGGTCGCCAGGATGATGGACTTGGCTGGGAATTTATCGACAGTCTGGAAACGTCCAGTGCCTGTCCAAAAGCGGAGAAAGTAAAGTTTTATCAGCTTAATCTGGAGGATGCAGATTTAATCAAGGATAAACGTCGTGTGTTATTTGTTGATGCGTCAAAAGATGCGACGGTTGACACTTTTCGTTTGTATAAAGCCGAGCAAAAAATGGATTTTAGTTTTACCTCGCACGCGATGTCCATAGAAACGATTATGGCGACTTGCTGGCAGTGTTTTGGAAAAATACCTGAGGTCTATGTGTTGGCAATCAGGGGATACGAATGGGAATTGGAAATCGGCTTGACTACTCGGGCGACATCCAATCTTGCATTGGCTATTTCGCACGTTGCTCGCCCAGTTGCAAAGCAGCTAAGGCAAGCTAACGATTACGCGCAATGCAATATCGGCGCATAG
- a CDS encoding Ni/Fe hydrogenase subunit alpha translates to MSRKLIIDPVTRIEGHGKVTIQLDDDNNVVDAKLLVVEFRGFEKFIQGHPYWEAPMLLQRICGICFVSHHLCGAKVLDDMVGVGYSTSNLITPTAEKMRRLGHYAQQLQSHATAYFYLIVPEMLFGMDAAPEKRNVLGLAVANPELVKRVVMLRKWGQELIQAVLGKKMHGISSIPGGVNNNLTAEVRDRFIKGDATIPSIDDMLEYAKEGLELFYDFHEKNRVMVDTFGDAPALDMCLVDNNGDVDYYHGKMRIIDNDKKIVRELDYHDYLGHFSEATEEWSYMKFPFLTELGRDKGSVRVGPLARVNVTKSYSTPLAQIALEKFHAYNKGKSSNKTLHTNWARAIEILHSAELIKELLNDPDLQKDQLVVTATDAMWTGEGVGVVEAPRGTLLHHYKANKEGNITFANLVVATTQNNQVINRTVRSVAEEYLGGKAEITEGMMNAIEVGIRAYDPCLSCATHALGEMPLEVTLLDAKGNQIDERRK, encoded by the coding sequence ATGAGCAGGAAACTGATTATCGACCCCGTTACGCGTATCGAAGGTCATGGCAAAGTCACTATCCAACTGGATGATGATAACAACGTCGTTGATGCAAAATTGCTTGTGGTGGAATTTCGGGGTTTTGAAAAGTTTATTCAAGGGCATCCTTATTGGGAAGCGCCGATGTTGTTACAGCGGATTTGCGGAATCTGCTTTGTTAGTCATCATCTGTGTGGTGCGAAAGTGCTCGACGATATGGTGGGTGTTGGTTATTCCACGAGTAATCTTATTACTCCCACGGCAGAGAAGATGCGGAGATTGGGGCATTACGCCCAGCAATTGCAATCGCACGCAACGGCTTATTTTTACCTGATCGTGCCGGAAATGCTGTTTGGAATGGATGCAGCGCCAGAAAAGCGCAATGTTTTAGGCTTAGCGGTTGCGAATCCGGAACTGGTGAAGCGCGTCGTGATGTTGCGTAAATGGGGGCAGGAACTTATCCAGGCAGTATTGGGCAAAAAAATGCATGGTATCAGTTCGATTCCGGGAGGCGTGAATAACAATCTGACGGCGGAAGTTAGGGATAGATTTATTAAAGGTGATGCGACCATTCCCAGTATTGATGACATGTTGGAATACGCGAAGGAAGGTCTGGAATTGTTTTATGACTTTCATGAAAAAAATCGCGTGATGGTCGATACCTTCGGGGATGCACCGGCATTGGACATGTGTCTAGTTGATAATAATGGCGATGTCGATTATTACCACGGCAAGATGCGCATTATTGATAACGATAAGAAGATTGTGCGTGAACTGGATTATCACGATTATCTGGGCCATTTTTCTGAAGCGACAGAAGAATGGAGTTATATGAAGTTTCCATTCTTGACGGAGTTGGGACGAGATAAAGGATCTGTGCGGGTTGGCCCGTTAGCGCGGGTGAATGTGACGAAATCTTATTCGACACCACTTGCGCAGATAGCGCTGGAAAAATTTCATGCTTATAACAAGGGTAAATCCAGTAATAAAACCTTGCATACCAATTGGGCGCGGGCGATAGAGATACTGCACTCAGCCGAACTTATTAAAGAGCTGCTAAATGATCCGGATTTGCAAAAGGATCAATTGGTTGTCACCGCAACAGACGCTATGTGGACCGGCGAAGGCGTAGGCGTCGTGGAAGCGCCGCGTGGCACATTGCTGCATCACTATAAAGCGAATAAGGAAGGCAATATTACTTTTGCCAATCTGGTTGTCGCTACAACCCAAAATAATCAGGTAATCAATCGCACAGTGCGCAGTGTGGCCGAAGAATATCTGGGTGGAAAGGCCGAGATCACCGAAGGCATGATGAATGCAATTGAAGTTGGTATCCGCGCTTATGACCCTTGTCTGAGTTGTGCAACCCATGCGCTTGGTGAAATGCCTTTGGAGGTGACGCTGCTTGATGCGAAAGGAAATCAAATTGATGAACGCAGAAAATGA
- a CDS encoding NADP oxidoreductase: protein MSHHSIKSSDAASNVMFSHDLPRTPVDAEFLASQAGKINVSMIALVGCWGCTLSFLDMDERILTLLDKVTILRSSMTDIKRIPQRCVVGFVEGGVASEENIETLEHYRENCDILISVGACAVWGGVPSMRNQVSLTECLEEAYINSPTVVSGVIPIIPNHPDLTRVTTKVYPCHEVVKMDYFIPGCPPDGDAIFKVLDDLVNGREVNLPTSINRYD from the coding sequence ATGAGCCATCATTCTATTAAAAGCAGCGATGCGGCGTCGAACGTCATGTTCAGCCATGACCTACCCAGAACACCAGTCGATGCCGAATTCCTGGCCAGTCAGGCCGGGAAAATTAATGTTTCCATGATCGCCCTTGTTGGCTGCTGGGGCTGCACGCTTTCATTTCTGGATATGGATGAAAGGATTCTTACGCTGTTGGATAAGGTGACCATTTTGCGTTCATCCATGACCGACATCAAACGTATCCCACAGCGTTGCGTAGTTGGTTTCGTGGAAGGCGGTGTGGCCAGCGAGGAAAACATTGAAACCTTAGAGCATTATCGTGAAAACTGCGACATTCTAATTTCTGTTGGTGCCTGTGCCGTTTGGGGCGGTGTGCCATCGATGCGCAATCAGGTCTCGCTTACTGAGTGTCTTGAAGAGGCCTATATTAATTCTCCTACTGTCGTATCCGGCGTCATCCCCATTATTCCGAATCATCCCGACCTTACAAGAGTAACGACCAAAGTTTATCCATGTCACGAAGTAGTGAAGATGGATTATTTTATTCCGGGATGTCCACCTGATGGCGATGCCATTTTTAAGGTGCTGGATGATCTTGTAAATGGGCGTGAAGTTAATCTGCCAACGTCAATAAATCGATACGACTAA
- a CDS encoding 2Fe-2S iron-sulfur cluster-binding protein, whose amino-acid sequence MIQIKIDGKNINTRKGANLVDVALENGIYIPTLCYMKGEPCLGTCRVCSVKVGGATAAACTVPVAHGMEVEVNEPEVKDMRKALVESLFAEGTHNCPSCEKSGRCDLQAVGYEVEMMVSRFEYRFTPRKKDYASEKILLERDRCIFCQRCVEFVRDAETGQKIFSISGRGANSRIEINVELANKMSAEQITRAVDLCPVGTIIEKKIGFNDPIGKRKFDIKSIRERALEGDEK is encoded by the coding sequence ATGATTCAAATCAAAATCGATGGAAAGAATATAAATACCCGAAAAGGTGCAAATCTGGTCGATGTCGCGCTGGAAAATGGTATTTATATTCCCACGCTTTGTTATATGAAAGGTGAGCCTTGTCTGGGCACCTGTCGCGTTTGTTCAGTGAAAGTGGGTGGTGCAACTGCGGCTGCCTGCACTGTTCCGGTCGCGCACGGTATGGAGGTGGAGGTAAATGAGCCTGAAGTAAAGGATATGCGCAAAGCGCTAGTCGAAAGCTTGTTCGCCGAAGGTACGCATAATTGTCCAAGCTGCGAAAAAAGTGGGCGTTGCGATTTACAGGCCGTGGGGTATGAAGTTGAGATGATGGTGTCGCGTTTCGAGTATCGATTTACACCCCGCAAAAAAGATTATGCCTCTGAAAAAATTCTTCTGGAACGGGACCGCTGTATTTTCTGTCAGCGTTGCGTAGAGTTTGTACGCGATGCAGAAACCGGCCAGAAAATATTCAGTATTAGTGGACGTGGTGCTAATTCGCGGATTGAAATTAATGTTGAACTAGCCAATAAAATGAGCGCCGAGCAAATCACGCGCGCGGTTGATCTTTGTCCGGTCGGTACGATTATTGAGAAAAAAATTGGTTTCAATGACCCGATCGGGAAAAGAAAATTCGATATTAAGTCGATACGAGAACGCGCTCTGGAAGGGGACGAAAAATGA